The window AGCGGTGGATGCGGGCGCGGCAGGGGGTAGACGCTGTCGTCCCGATGCAGCCCCTGGGAAGTTTCGCCGGGCAGCAGGGTGATACCGGTCGCGATGCTGAGCTGAATCTGGCTCTGCAAATAGCCTTCGATAATGGCGACAACCCTGGGATGGGCGCACAACTCATCCGCAGTGCGTGTCTTCTTCATAAAATTGTAAATGCGTTTGGTGCGGAAGCCCTCGAAGTCAGTTATTCCCAAGGGGGTGGTGGCATGAATCATATCCATCCCTGCTCCGATTTCCGCCACCTTGTCCGTGCTGAGCAGCCCTTCAAGAATGAGATAACCGTCACGTCTGAGCGCATGAATGTCCGCCGCGACCGCCTCCCGCTCCTCCGGGCTGGAGAGTCCCTTGAGCCGTTGGGTGTCGCGAACATCGGCATCAAACGGATTTCCCGCCTTACGGGCGCTCGACTCACTCATAGTTACAGCCCTTTCATCTCTCAGATATGCTAAAGCATGTAGTCTACGTAGGGGCTATAGTGAATACCAGAGCCTGTCAAGTTTTGAGGAAGGAGAGTTTTTTGATACCCCTATCGAACCTCGGCTGAATATGATTTGTAATGCATTTACCCGGCTGGACGACTGCTGGGTTGTTGCGTTTATTTTCTGGCCAGAGGAGGCAATTGTTGTGAGGCTATTTATTGGGAATCTCTCATGGGACGCCACCCCGGCCGATCTCGAAGCGTTATTCGGCGAAGTCGGGACGGTCACCTTGTCTACGAGCGGAAGGGCCTCGTCGACCAGC is drawn from Gemmatimonadota bacterium and contains these coding sequences:
- a CDS encoding phytanoyl-CoA dioxygenase family protein; this encodes MSESSARKAGNPFDADVRDTQRLKGLSSPEEREAVAADIHALRRDGYLILEGLLSTDKVAEIGAGMDMIHATTPLGITDFEGFRTKRIYNFMKKTRTADELCAHPRVVAIIEGYLQSQIQLSIATGITLLPGETSQGLHRDDSVYPLPRPHPPLMVGTLWAIDAYTSANGGTELLPGSHISTEEEVPAIPPINIVMPAGSVLLFDGGMWHGGGANTSDQQRRALSLSYCCAWLRQLENAYLSIPLETVRALSLPLQCLLGYTTASIMLGQVERRNPIHWFD